The window CTTGTGATGAGGGAGAGTTCACCAAAAAATTCACCAGGACCAAGTCCCTTGATCACTTCCTGAGAACCGTCTGGCATCCGTTTGGTGACAGCAAACATCCCACTCATGATACAATACATACTTCCATCATGTGGGTCACCTTCTTTAAAGATCACATCCCCTCTCAAATACACTTGGGTGGAGATGTTTTGCATAAATTCCAGTATGTTCATCGGACTTATCCTATTGGTATCTGACATTCATATAAAATTCCAAAACAAAGGCAAGTGAATCACAAAATCTCACTAGACAGAATTCCCTAGTACAAAAACCTGCTTATACAAGCACAATGCGGGCGTGGCGAAATTGGCAGACGCACCAGATTTAGGTTCTGGCGCCGTGAGGCGTGGGGGTTCAAGTCCCTCCGCCCGCAAAACAAAGATTCCTTACTCATCCCAAACATTTGAACCGATCACCGAACCCGGAGGGACTTGAACAGTTCCCTGAGCCGAAATGGTTGCGACCCATAGGGAGCAATCCATTCGGACAAGCATGCCTGGATGGCATGCGACGAAGGGAACCGTGCCTCGGAGCGTAGCAAACACACGAAGTGTTTGCAGCGGAGAGGTCAAGTCCCAAAGCAGAACCGAATTTAAACAATCGCTCAATCGATAGCCAACAAACTAATCCTCATTAAATATTGAATCCTTGGAAATAATCCCAACTAACAATTCCACCCATAGGGAGCAATCATTCCAGACAAGGAAACCCGGATGGCAAACGACGAAGGGAACCGTGCCGGCGAGCGTAGCAAACACAGGAAGTGTTTGCAGCGAAAGAGGCAAGTCCGACAGCAGAACCGAATTTATACAATAGGTAAATCGTAATCATACAATCTAACCCTAGTTACATTTTAAATCCTAGAAAACAAATCCAATCAATCAAAGCGACCCATAGGGAGCAATCATTCCAGACAAGCATGCCCGGATGGCATGCGACGATCAATAGAAAACATTAGAAACTGAATTGGAATCAATTAAGGATAGTAAGTTAAAAACAGACATCAATAGGGCTCAAAAGATAAAGGCAGAAATAGCCAAACTGGAAACGAATAAAAATGCCGCCATTGATTCTATTAACAATAAGTATCAATCTAGTACTGTATTCGTTTTGGATAGGCCACAAGATGCAATAGCAGATAAGTATGCGAAATTTCATGATCCAGAAGTATTGATTGATCTCTATATGAAAGCGAATCTAGAGTTCATTAATTCAAAGTTGTATCCTGAGAACAAACCTGATTTTTCAGTGAAAGACTTACTAGGAAACCCGCCAAAACAACAATTGGTCATTAAGGATAGCACAGGAAGTGATAGTGGAGTCATCATTTTGGGAACGGAAGGAGTAAATCAACATAAAGATTATGGAGAAAAAGTGGTTGTAGTTTCCGATCGGAAAGAAGATCTTCCAGCTGGTAGTTGGGATTCCGATTTAAGAAAGTATGTCTATATCCAAGCAGGAGGAAATACCTGCCAATCGTATACACTGTTAGGTCAAATGGTCCAAGAGGGTGTTAAATTTCGCGACAATTCGGAAGTGGGCCGGAAGCTGATCCATGAATTGACAAGGCTCCAATACCAAATGGGAGAAACTGGAAATATGACTACAGATACAATAAAAGCATACAATAGAATCTTGGATCAGTTTGGTCTGAAAGCGAAAGAATTTACATCAAAATTAGGTGACAACAATGCGAAACACAATGCGATCAAAGAACAATTGAGAAAAGGAAAGATCGTGAATTCGGGAATGTATTTGGATGCACCGCCAGCACCGAAAATATATGATAAGGACGATAAGTTAATTGAGCCCTCCAAAGGACACCGCGTTAATATTGTAGGCTTCGATGATGCTAGGGGTGAATGGATTGTAAATGATTCCAATCAACCAGGTGAACTTACCCGTTACCCTTATGGCGATTTTGAACTTGGAAATCGATGGTCTACAGTTTTGGAGAAAAAATAAATGAAAAAGTTAATACTAATATTTTTAATCTCATTTCCAATCCTCGGCGATGAAAAGAGAGATTTGGCAGATTTAGCTAAACGGATAGAGAAATATAATGAGAGCTTTATAAAAGGAGTTATGGTCACCTCCGAAAAAGATGAAGAAGTTAGATCTGTAAATTATTATACAAAAGAAGGAGATTTCAAACGTACGGTTCTCAAGCAAACGGAAAAAAAAGAATATATTGAAAAATGGGGTGATCGCAGACGATGGTTTGTGAGCAAATGGCAAGGCAAGCAACCTGCAATCTATGTGTCAGCTTCGTATAATGGGAATTATGAATTAGAAAATAATCTCCAATCAAAAGACTTAAAAGATGATTATCGATTCTACTTCAAGAACTACTGCGAATTTGATGGCATCATTGATACCCGCTATGCGCGTATTAAGAAGATGCGACTTACCTATTTCGATGCACCCTATACTGCTGTGAACAATATGATGAATATAAAAATCTCAAGCAATTTCAAAAAAATTGTCAGCTACGATATTGATCTCAAAGAGGATGATAAGGTCATAAATGCCATGCAGTCATTTAAACCCGTAAAATCTACCACTTGGTATGGGAATATTTTCGCCATCCAGTTGAAGGTATTAGAAGTATATCCTGGCGAGAAAGATATGCCCCTCTGCACATCCGATTATTACATGGGGTATAAAGGCTGGGGTAGTTATGAGGATGTTTTAAAACAAATAGATGAGTTGCCTGAACTGAAAGGGAAGAGGAATCCGTATTAAAGATAGCGCCAGCGATTGTAGCGGAAATCCTTTCCAAAGGAAAGATTGGAGCGGAAAGCGCGGTCGTGATACGATGGATTCACTTTGATCATACCAATCCGAGGCGCCCCTCGGTGGAAACCTAAAAAATCGAACCTTATTACTACAAAAATGTTTCGACATTCACTTGTAAGGCGATTCCAATTGGAAATCATGAAATACTTCCTTGCGATACTCATTCTCCTTTTCCTCATCTTTCCCTTAGTCACAAAAGAAAAATTGCAACAAAGAATGTATGTGTCGAAAAGGGACGTGGTAATAAAAGAAAAACCAAACTCAAATTCGGAAGAGGTAGGCACTTTGGCATTGGGTGATTTTCCGCTCATTGTTTCCTACACGGGAAAGAAGGATAAGGGAAATTCGTCGGAAGGAGAATGGTTACAAATTGAATATGAAACATCTGGTTATATTCTTTCTTCACAACTTTCAGACAAACCTCCGTTGTTACTTGGCACAGAAGAATTGTTAGATGTTGCTGAGTCTAATTTCAAACGATTTGAATCATTGTTTGAGAATTATAGTACAAGAATTCCAAGTGATGGATTGGATGCGTATGAAACGGAAACCTATCAGAATCTCATCAAAGAGTTAGAACAGTTGAGTCAAATTCCAATCTTACGAACAAAGGAATTAAACGGGCCATTTCGAACTTGGTTTTTAAAGAATAACAAACAGATTGAAAAGAAATTAGGTTTAGGAGATTGTACCTTCCAATTTGAGGAAGTGATCAATGCCAATCAGGGTTGCACCGATTATAAAATCAGTTTGCTTCGAGGGCTACAAGAGAAAACAAGTCTCAGCCAAAGGGAAGTGTTGGAAAGATTTGGAGATGCATATTGTATCACCGCTTACACGCATAGCAACGATACCTGTGGTCGGTCGAAAGTTGGTTATCAGATTTATAAAACACTGCGATAAGTCGATGGATTCGGAATGGTGGAGATGGGAATATTATTTAGAAATTTAACAATTTTGGCAATTTTGATTTTCGTTAGTTCTTTTGGTTTCAATTGTGAGATTGGAAAAGATAAGGAAACTGGTTCTTCGTCGAGGGCCTGTTCGGAAGCCTGGAAATTACACCAACTCTGTAAGGCATTGAATGGTAATGATTCCACTCGGGCATGCGACACGCAGTGGGCAGGAGTTGTGTATTCTTGTGGGATGATGTGAGAAACTTACCATTGTTAGTAAAATTGATTTTCCTTCGTTTGTTTCCTTTCTTCCTTGGACTATTGATTAGCACTTGCGCCTCCCGTTACTACCTCACTTTGGTTTCGCCTGGCATTACTTCCGAAACAAGACTTAAAAAACAAACCGATCTTCGGATGGAGGAAGCGTCTTTTTATGGACCATGGGCGTATTCCCATACAACATTCTATATTGAGAAATCACAATTATCGAAAGTTTTAGATGATCCTAATAATACTGTATTTCAATCCAAAGAAAAGTTTCTTTTGAGAAAAGGTGATGTTTCACAACTTCATTTATTATTTGAGTTTTGTTATGACAAATCAAAGCAGATTGATATCGAAAAGGATATGGAAAATTATCGTTTCCAATTGAATGGTGTGGATCCAACTGAGAAATTGGTGTATCTTTATCCGTATTCATATTTCAAAAAAGGGAAGAAATTTCGACAGAGATTTCCATTTTATGAAAGGTTGGCGTATCCACGGGAACATATATTGATTACAACAGGATATGACCAGCTTTATTGTGTTCGGACACTACTTGGTTTTGATCTGACGATTGAAAAACAAGGGAAGAATCTTTTTGAGGTAACGACACCGCGTAACCAGCTTTTATATTATGAATACGAAATGGATAAGGAATTTGTGAGATTTAAGGACGAGGAGATCAATTGATAGGATTCATTTGCCTTCAAAAACTTTTGTATGACTAGGAAAGGATTTCATTTTGTATTTTGGGCAAATGTTAGTTTGGTCCAGTTTGAATGAGTCGTGATTGATGGAATACCAAACATATCCACCACATCGAGATTTGAGTTCTATCATCAAATGTTATTGGACACTTGAGGTAGAAACTTCTGAAAACAATGGCAAACAGATCATTGTCCCTGATGGTTGTATCGAAATGGCATTTTTGTTAGGGGATGGGATCAAACGTTTTACGAGTGACGATCGTTATGTCATCCAGCCGAGTGCGATGGTCATTGGGCAAATTACAAAACCGTTTGCGATTGAACCGTTGGGATATGTGAATACATTTGCCGTACGGTTTTATCCGTATGGATTTTCTGCCATCCATTCGATAGGAATGGAGAAATTGAAGGACAAAGAAACTGATTTGTTTGAACTTTTCGGAACTCGTATCTCTACTGAATTGTCTAAACAAATTCGAGAAGCAAACGATACAAAGGAAAGGATTCATATCATAGAAAATTTTTTATTGGATCAATTCAAAGAGAAGTCAAACCAAGAACGAGTGGTGCAAATGGCATTTGATACATTGAACAAAAGCCAAGGTTCGGCTTCGATTCGTTCGATAGGGAAATTAGATTCCAGTAAAATTCGGGATTTAGAACGAAAGTTTTTAAAGCAGGTGGGAGTTTCACCAAAACAATTAGGGAAAATCATTCGTCTGCAAACAGCTTTAAGACTGATGTTAGACGAAAATGACAAAACACTGACTCAAATCGCTTACGATTCGGATTATTACGATCAGTCTCATTTTATCAAAGATTTCAAACAAGTAACGGGTTTGAATCCAAGTGATTTATTCGGTGATAAAAGTTTTTTATTATCTACGATTTTTTACAAAAAAGAATGATTTGTCGTTTTTTTACAATGGGATTCTTTCTAAATCCATTATACTGTTTCCATTCAAATTAATTTTTATCGGAGGTTGGGAATGAACCGTATGAATGGTTTTCAAGTGATGGTTTCATTTTGTTTGTTTTTTGTAATCTTTACACAATGTAAGGATAATACGGAATCGAATGGTAATTCCAGTTCTATGAATTTTGAGAAGGAGGGAAAAGTCATGGGTCCTCGGGTATCCATTGTTGAAATTCCGATGACAGATGTCAGTCGGGCCATCAGGTTTTACGAATCTGTATTCCAAATAAAATTAGAGAGGATGACAATGGGGGATACGGAACTTGGTGTGTTTCCTTCGAAAGAAAACACGGCGAGCATTGTTCTCACAAAAGGAAAGGACTACAAGCCGAAGTCGAATGGAGTTTTGGTGTATCTGAATGCTTCCGAGGATCTGCAACCGACTCTCGATCTTGTGGTAGCCAAGGGTGGAACCATCCTTCTTCCCAAAACAGAAATTAGTCCAGAAATGGGGTATTTTGCTCTTTTTCTCGACACCGAAGGCAATCGTATCGGCCTCCATTCGAATCGCTGAAACCTTGTTAATTGCCCGCATGGTTTTCTGTTAGGTTTCGGAATTTTTTTTAAACAAAGTAAAAAAAAATATCTTTCAAAGGATCTGCCCTTTTTTGCATGATAGGAAGAGGGTTGGATCCAATTGATGGTAATTAAAAAATTTTTGATACTTTGTTTGATTCTCGCGTTTGGGATTGCTTTCGAAATCCATTCAGCAAGGTTATTTACCTTTCCTAGCACGACAAGCGAGTGCCGGTTCAAACCTGGGTACTATATTGAATCCATTCCTTTGGAATCAGGTGAGCTCACCATCCATGTTGATATCACAAATGAATTTGCTACCTTCCATCGGATCATTGATAAATTTTATGTGAAAAATAAAATCAATTGGGTCAAAGACTGCGAATTTGAACTCATCACTTTGGAAATCACGGATCCAATCCTGATGGATTCTGATTTCATCGGCAACAAAACCCATTACCGAGTGAAACAAATTAAAGATACTCTCTACCAATATGCAGAAGTAAACAAACAAAACGTTATATCGTTACAATTCCAGGGATTGGTTTTCCCACACGCTGTGATGGAGTGAGTTGGGAACTTAAGCTGTCTTTGAACAGAAATTCATAATCAACATTTCGTGTGGTAACTTCATATGATGATCACTTTGTTATTGGTGTGAATTCCTAAGTTCGCAAAACAACGTATAAACCTTTGAATGTTTGGCTTTTATGATTTATCCGAATCTCAAGATTTTTTTAGTACGATTCAGAACTAAGGTAAAATAGTTTTCTACGGTTTGTTTCCATAATGCAATGGTATTCCCAATCGAAGTCCCTGCAGGAGGAAGGATGGTTTGGCTTGCGACTCCAGCATTGTTCAAATTTTGACTTGTGGGAACACTACCTCGAATACTATGAAAGGTGTACACTTGATTGGTCGTTGTTGGTTCCGAGATGACGATGTCTTGGAGTCCGTCTGCATTGGTGTCTTGGAACCTAAGGCCTTGTGAAAAATTACCCCCAGAATTCAAACCAGCAAAAAGACTGTTGGGAGATCCACTAGCACTTAAATCCATATTGGGAAAACCCGTGATTGGGTCATTTAACACTAAATAAGTGTCACCGATCCCTGAACTGGCACCTGTGGCACCAATCAGTAAATCCGGAATTCCATCACCATTGGCATCACCAGATGCTAGTGTACCTCCAAAGAAACAATTCATTCCGTTGCAACTACTCGTTATAGGTCCAATGAGCGTCGCCACTGGTGGGTTTGGATATGGATTTGTGGTATCACAAGTGGAATGGTATACAAATACAATTCCTTGGTAGGTATTGAAGGTGGGCCCACCGACGGCAAGATCGATACAACGATCTGAATTAAAATAATCCAAAACAAAATTTGCTCCAAATTGGCAGCCGACTCCTGCAGCACAACCCGGTGAAGGTTCCAGTGGAGCAACTAACATTTGATTGGGGGTCGCAGGTAAGGAACCTTGGTTCGAAACATAAATATAGATCCTCCCTAAACTAGAGGAATATGTGGCTGCACTCACTAATAGGTCTAAATAACCATCCCCGTTGGTATCACCTGCCTGCGCATACGATCCGAAATTATCATTGACTCCTGGTTTGTAGGTTACGTTTGCAGTATTGGTAGTTTGTGACTGAATCGATGCTGATCCTTGGCTATAAAAAATAAACACTTCATCATTCCAAGGAGAGGAAAAAATTCCATCATCATATCCGTCGCCGTTGATATCGGCTCCAATGATATTGGAACCAAATCTTCCCGTAATCGACAATCCATCTAGGATTGCATCCGCAACTCCACCAGTATTTAAATTTTGTGAAGCGATCCCAGCTTGTCCTCGGCTAAGGAAAAGATAAGATTTACCTAAATAATTCGTGCCAGTAGTGTAGGCTTGGGCACCAACCATCACATCAGCGTATCCATCTCCGTTGAAGTCTCCCGATGCAATGCGAGAACCAAAATAAGTTTGAGTGATTCCGTCAGTTAAATTCGTATTAGGTGTCGAGTTCAGAAGTTTTGTGCTGGGATTTGTAGTATATACATATCCATAACCTGTGTTTCCTGCAGATGAATTTGCAGAGACGATCAAATCAGGATACCCATCTCCATCCGTATCTTTATTGTTTCCTTTTCGAACAAGGATGGTATAGGATTTTTCAAAAGGAATGTGTACATAGATGGTATGTAAACTTCCATAGGTCCAAAAGGTATTGGTAACCGCTTTTGCTGGTAGTGGAGCACGCCAGCTTCCATTGATCACGGGGATCCTTGAAGGTTGGGCATCATCAAAACCAACATTCACAAAACTCACATCAGTTGGGGCTGTTCCCACAACAAATCCAGTTTCCACAATCGAATGATTTGTGAGGTTGGCAATCGTTGCTCGTGAGTCTGGTAAGAATAAAAGATAAATTCCAGGAGAATATTTTTTGAGAAAGTCGTTATCGGGACAAAGAAAATTGTTTAACTTCA of the Leptospira biflexa serovar Patoc strain 'Patoc 1 (Paris)' genome contains:
- a CDS encoding cyclic nucleotide-binding domain-containing protein, giving the protein MNILEFMQNISTQVYLRGDVIFKEGDPHDGSMYCIMSGMFAVTKRMPDGSQEVIKGLGPGEFFGELSLITRRPRAMTISVVSANARVGILRDDQFEKLARINTHFLFQLTKSTVEKLHRAEARLSELDKMIEEIQKDETK
- a CDS encoding SH3 domain-containing protein — its product is MKYFLAILILLFLIFPLVTKEKLQQRMYVSKRDVVIKEKPNSNSEEVGTLALGDFPLIVSYTGKKDKGNSSEGEWLQIEYETSGYILSSQLSDKPPLLLGTEELLDVAESNFKRFESLFENYSTRIPSDGLDAYETETYQNLIKELEQLSQIPILRTKELNGPFRTWFLKNNKQIEKKLGLGDCTFQFEEVINANQGCTDYKISLLRGLQEKTSLSQREVLERFGDAYCITAYTHSNDTCGRSKVGYQIYKTLR
- a CDS encoding AraC family transcriptional regulator, with the translated sequence MEYQTYPPHRDLSSIIKCYWTLEVETSENNGKQIIVPDGCIEMAFLLGDGIKRFTSDDRYVIQPSAMVIGQITKPFAIEPLGYVNTFAVRFYPYGFSAIHSIGMEKLKDKETDLFELFGTRISTELSKQIREANDTKERIHIIENFLLDQFKEKSNQERVVQMAFDTLNKSQGSASIRSIGKLDSSKIRDLERKFLKQVGVSPKQLGKIIRLQTALRLMLDENDKTLTQIAYDSDYYDQSHFIKDFKQVTGLNPSDLFGDKSFLLSTIFYKKE
- a CDS encoding VOC family protein; amino-acid sequence: MNGFQVMVSFCLFFVIFTQCKDNTESNGNSSSMNFEKEGKVMGPRVSIVEIPMTDVSRAIRFYESVFQIKLERMTMGDTELGVFPSKENTASIVLTKGKDYKPKSNGVLVYLNASEDLQPTLDLVVAKGGTILLPKTEISPEMGYFALFLDTEGNRIGLHSNR
- a CDS encoding FG-GAP-like repeat-containing protein, whose protein sequence is MAKHPFPLQKKIYLFAIGITLFLSNCWTNPLTPPPLECLMKLNNFLCPDNDFLKKYSPGIYLLFLPDSRATIANLTNHSIVETGFVVGTAPTDVSFVNVGFDDAQPSRIPVINGSWRAPLPAKAVTNTFWTYGSLHTIYVHIPFEKSYTILVRKGNNKDTDGDGYPDLIVSANSSAGNTGYGYVYTTNPSTKLLNSTPNTNLTDGITQTYFGSRIASGDFNGDGYADVMVGAQAYTTGTNYLGKSYLFLSRGQAGIASQNLNTGGVADAILDGLSITGRFGSNIIGADINGDGYDDGIFSSPWNDEVFIFYSQGSASIQSQTTNTANVTYKPGVNDNFGSYAQAGDTNGDGYLDLLVSAATYSSSLGRIYIYVSNQGSLPATPNQMLVAPLEPSPGCAAGVGCQFGANFVLDYFNSDRCIDLAVGGPTFNTYQGIVFVYHSTCDTTNPYPNPPVATLIGPITSSCNGMNCFFGGTLASGDANGDGIPDLLIGATGASSGIGDTYLVLNDPITGFPNMDLSASGSPNSLFAGLNSGGNFSQGLRFQDTNADGLQDIVISEPTTTNQVYTFHSIRGSVPTSQNLNNAGVASQTILPPAGTSIGNTIALWKQTVENYFTLVLNRTKKILRFG